A segment of the Parasynechococcus marenigrum WH 8102 genome:
CCGCAGCGGTGCTCCGCTGCTCCCCGTGGCGATCGTCAACAGCCATCGAGCCCTGGGAACGGGCCAAGTTGTACCGCGGCTGGTGCCGCTGCAGCTGCGGGTGGGGGAGCCCGTGCCAGCGCCGGCGAGTCGCCGCCGTGCTGATCTCGACGCCACGACAGCCATTCTTCAGCAACGGATCAACGCACTGCTGGAGCTGGATCCGCTGCATCCCTGAGGTCCCGGCCGGTCACCACCCAGGCCACGGCTCGCAGCCAATCCCGCCAACGCCGTAAGGCACTCTCCTCACGGCAGGTGGGTTCACAGTCCACCGGCACGCCCGTGAGGTGGATGCCAAGACTGCCGGCCACCACCTGGCCCACCGCCAGGGAGCGTTCCAGATGGTCGGCGCTGGTCACCACCAACACATGGCGGACGCCCTCTGACGCCAGGTCATCAACTACTGAGGTGAAGTTGCTCAAGGTGTCGCGAGCCCTGTAGTCCAGCTGCACCTGATCGGTCGTCAACCCTTCCTCCTGAACCAACCAGCTGGCGTATTCAGGGTTGCTGCCACCACTCACCAAGAGCGGTTTATCCAGCTGACGTGCCAACCGCGCCCCGACCCGTTCGCGCTCAACATCACCCCCCAGCACCAGCACCTGCTGGGGCGGTGCTGTGTCCAGCAGAGCCTGGCGATAGGGCGCCAGGGGCCCTCGGACCACCAGCCATGTCAGCAATCCTGCGCTGAGCAGAACTCCGGCCCGGACCCCTGCCATCAGACCGGCCCCACCGGAGAGGTTGGATAGATGGGGAGAACGGGTTGCCAGGGCAGCGGCTCACCCTGTTGAAGGGCCTGCCGCAGACGCCCCAGCAACGCCTCCACGTCGGCATCCACATCGACAGCGGCCTCGATGGCAGGGCTCACGATCCTGTCGGCCTCAAGCAGATGCGGAGCCTCAAGCTCCTCAACCACGGCAGCCCCCACGCGGTATCGGCCAGCGACCACGCCCCGCCGGGGCAGCGGTTGCGTGATCCAGAACGGCTGCTCATCAGGCGCCAGACGCTCGGCCATCAGGGCAAAACTGCTGACGCCCAACAACGGACAGCCGAGTTGCTGGGACAAAGTTCGTGCCATCACAACCGAGAGACGTGTGCCGGTGAACCCTCCTGGCCCGGTCGCAACGGCCAAACCCTTGAGCTCACCCCAGCGGCCGCTGGGCAGCAGGGTCGAGACCCGCTCAATCAGGCTGTTGGAGAGACCTCGTCCGTCATCGAACCCCATCACCCGCGGGCGGCCCTGATCGGTCTCTGGATCCTGCACCGCCACTCCGAAACGTTCGGTGCAGCTGTGCAGGGCCAGCAGTAGAGGGGAAACAGTCATCAATCCGGCACGGCTTGTCCTGGGCGCAGTCGGCCCCAGCGTCCGGGATCAGGCGTGAAGCTGGAGCAGGCCCGTACATCCCATTCGATTCCCGCACCACCCCCGGGTAGATCCATCACAGAGACGTGGATCCTCGGGGAGCGAGGTTCAAAATCCGGCACGTCACTGAGGTGGTCCACGCCATGTTGTCGTTCAACTGCGTGATAGGCCTGGCAGCGGTCGACCCAGCGGCAGTCCACACAAATGCACATGCCCTCCAACCCACCAGCTACCGCCATTTTGGAGCGCCTGGCACCCGAGCGCTGGCCCCTTCCCCTGGATCTTCTGCCGGCGGAGGCGGTGCTGGTGGGGGGAGCGGTCCGTGATGCCCTGCTGGATCGGCTCAAGCCCCAGCCGGATCTTGATCTTGTGGTCCCCAGCGGTGCCCTCGCCCTGACGTGCACCCTGGCCAATCGGCTGGGGGGCAGTTGCGTGGTGCTCGACCAGGAGCGGGACATGGCCCGTCTGGTGCTGCGGGGCTGGACCGTGGACATCGCCCGACAGGACGGTGCAAGTCTCGAGGCGGACCTGCAACGCCGGGATTACCGCATCAACGCCATCGCCCTGCCGCTGAATGGGCCTGCACAGCTGATTGATCCCACCGGCGGCCTGGCTGACCTCCAGCAAGGCTGGCTGACGGCCGTACGCGAATCAAACCTCACCGACGACCCGCTGCGGCTGCTGAGGGGCCTGCGGCTGATGGCTGAGATCCCCCTCAGCCTCGATCCGATGACCGCTGGCTGGATGCGACGGCACCGGCAGCAACTGACGCAAGCAGCGCCGGAACGGATCCTGGCGGAACTGCAGAAACTGGTGGCGGGTCCCCTGGCTGATCAAGCCATCGAGCAGCTCTGCCAACTCGAACTGATCCAACCCTGGGCGGCCGATCAGCCACTGCCGACGTCCGTCGACACGATTCAGATGACGACAGACGAACAGGAGCAGGCTCTGCCATTGGCCCGCCTGACCGCCTTGATCAGCGACCAGGGGCTGGAACAGCTGAGGGGCAGTCGAGCCCTGCGTCAGCGTTGCCGGCGACTGCGCCAGTGGCAGCGACGCTTACCGGATGACCCGGAGACGCTGCCGGAAGGGGAGCGGGTGCAACTGCATCTGGATCTCGATCGGGATCTGGCGGCATTGATCCTTCAGCTCGAACCAGCCCATCAGACCTGCTGGCTGCAGCGCTGGCGGGACTCGGAGGACCCGTTGTTTCACCCGGCCAGCCCCGTGGATGGGACCACGCTGCAGCGTGAACTCAAGCTGGCTCCAGGCCCTCGGCTCGGGGACCTGCTGATGCATCTGCGCCAGGAGAGAGCCTTCGGCCGCTTGCAGAGCCGCGACGATGCAATCCAGGAAGCGCACCGCTGGACCAAACGGAATCAGAACGCTCTGTGATTAACTTTGCATGTGTCAACGATGACGGTCCGACACCGACGAATCGCATTTCCCTTCTTTCATGAGCATCCGCCTGTACATCGGCAACCTGCCGCAGACCTTTGACGAACAGGAGCTGGCTGCTCTGATCAAGAGTGTTGGAGAGGGAATTCGGTTCAAATCGGTTCTGGATCGTGAGACCGGAGCATCCCGTGGTTTCGGGTTCGCCAACGTCGATGACGAAAAAGTTGCTGATGCTGTGATTGAACAGCTCAATGGCAAAGACTTCGGCGGCAGCGCCCTGCGGGTTGAGCGCTCCGAGCGCCGTGAGAATGGTGGTGGCGGCAATCGCCGCGGTCCCAACGGTGGTGGCAACGGTCAGCCCCAGGTGGCCCGCAAGGCCGTCAACAAGGTTGTCCATAGCGACGCACCCGGTGAAGGAGCTCCGGACCCCCGTTGGGCTGGTGAGCTATCCAAGCTGAAGGATCTTCTGGCCAATCAAAAGACAGCCGTCTGATTGCTGCCGATCAATCATTTCTTAAGCTCAATTAACCCCGGATGTCCAGGCCTTCGGGGTTTTTCGATGGGCCGATCAGCGGGCCTGCGCCAGAACGAAGGAACGCGGCAGATCCAGCAATTTGCTGACCTTGCCGACATAGGCACGGTTATTGAAAACGTCGTAATCCACCCGCTCGATGGCATCGAGAATGCCTCTGTAGAGACGCAGGGACGTCCAGACCGGCCAGCGCGCATCACGGGAGAGCCAGCGCACGCCAGCCTCCGATCGCGCGAACCAGTCCCTGGCCCGTTTCAGCTGGAACTGCATCAGCTCACACCAGGCGCTGTTAAGACGTCCGGCCATCAGATCATCTTCTGAGTAGCCAAAACGCTCCAGATCCTCAAGCGGCAGATAGATGCGCCCACGCCCCCGGTCTTCACCCACATCGCGGAGGATGTTGGTGAGCTGATTGGCAATACCGAGAGCCACCGCAGCATCAGAGGTGTCAGGACGGTCACTCCATGGAGCCGAGGTGTAGGCACCATCAACCCCCATCACACCTTGAGTCATCAGCCCAACGGTTCCAGCGACGCGATAGCAATAAAGCTTGAGGTCGTCAAAGCGCGGATAGCGCGTCCAGGTCAGATCCATTCGCTGACCCTCAATCATGTCGAGGTAGGGCTGGATGTCCTGGGGGAAGCGCTCGAGAGTGTCCACCATCACAGCATCGAGATCATTCTCGACCGTTCCGTTGAACAAGGCGCGGGTTTTCTCCTCCCAGCGATCCAGGCGTTCCGCCAATTCAGCAACTGGGCGGGATTGGGCCTCAGGGCTGTCCATCAGCTCGTCGGTGCGTCGGCACCAGACGTAGATGGCCCAGATGGCACGACGCTTCGCCGGGGGCAGCAGGAGCGTCCCCAGGTAAAAGGTCTTGGCCCACTCAGCGGTCTCACGACGGCAAGCCTCAAAGGCTGCGTCGAGATCCGGGGCTGCGAGGGGCATCACTCAGGCCGCAACCGGCTCGCTGACTGGGGTCGATGATGACAGCTGATCCCGCTTCTGGTCCACAGCACCGGCGCAGAGCTTGCCACTGAGCACCGCACCTTCCATGGAAGCCAGATAGCGCTGCATCGTGTAATCGCCAGCCAGGAAGAAGTTCTTGATCGGCGTGGTCTGATCGGGGCGGAGCTGCTGACAGCCCGGGGTGGTCTTGTAGACCGACAGCGGAGTCTTGACGACTTTGTACTTGAGCAGCGTGGCGGGGTTGTCACCGCCGAAGTGCATGGGGAAGAGCTTGTGGAGTTCACTCATGGTGGCTTCGATGATCTCCTCATCCGGTCGGCCGATCCAATCCTTGGCGGGGGCAAACACCAGCTCCAGCATCGACTTATCGGGATCCTCGTACTCCTTACAGGTGATGCTCATGTCGGCATAGACGCTGAGCAGAGGGGAGCGGCTGAACAGCAGGTGATCAATATCGGTGAGCTTGCGGTCGAACCACAGGTGGAGGTTGATCACCGGAACACCGCGAAGCCCATCAAGCTTTCGGAACACCTCCATCTGCTTCCAGGGCTTCGGCAGCAGCAGCTTGAACGGATCCACCGGCAGCGCACTCACATAGGCATCAGCGGTGAGGTCAAAGCTGTCCTTGCCCTTCACACCACCGATGTGGAACGCCGCCACGGAGCCGTCCTCATTGAGCTTGATTTCCCGCAGGGGGCTGTCGAGGTGCACTTCACCTCCAAGTGATTCGATGTGCTCGACCACCGGCTGGCAAAGCCGCTCCGGGGGCGCCCCATCAAGGAAAGCCATCTTGGAGCCACTCTTCTCCTGCAGGAAACGATTGAGCGCTGTGAGCACAACCGTGGCAGAAATTTCATCGGGATCGATGAAATTCAAGGCCTTACTCATCGCCAAGAACACTTCATCGTTGACCCGTTCGGGAATGTTGTGGACCCGCAGCCACTCGGTCCAGGAATATTTGTCGCACTCTTCGACGTAACCCTGGCCGCGCAGCATGGCGGGCACGAGGCCCAGACCGAAGCTGATTTTCTCGGGCCAGGTGAGCATGTCGTTGTTGCCCAGGATCGCCGCCACGCCATTCACCGGTGCCGGCAGATCGGGAAAGTCGAAACGGCTGTAGGTGCCTGGTTCGTCCTGCTGGTTGAAGATCATCGAGTGGCTCTTCCACTGCAGCCGGTCTTCGATGTTCAGCTCCTTGAACAGCTGCAGCATGTTGGGGTAAGCCCCGAAGAAGATGTGTAGGCCGGTTTCGTACCAGTCACCGTCCTCGTCTTTCCAGGCCGCCACCTTGCCGCCAAGTACATCGCGTGCCTCCACCACGATTGGGGTATGGCCTGCATCAGCCAGATATTTGGCGCAGGACAAACCCGCAAGACCGGCTCCGGCAATAGCGACGCGCATGCGGATGGTGAAAAGTTGAAACCAACCTTAAAAGGGCCTGATCCCCATTCGCTTCTTAAAGTCGACGCACGTCCCCAACGCACGCCATGGCTGACACCCTGCTGAAATGCACCACCCGCCATGTACGCCTGTTCACGGCACGGGTGGACAACCAGGATCTGGTGCCATCAGCGGATGAGCTGACCCTGGACCTTGATCCCGACAATGAATTCCTCTGGTCGGACGCCGTGGTGAGCAAAGTGCAACAGCGCTTTCAGCAGTTGGTGGAGGCCGGCGCCGGTGGCGAACTCAGCGACTACAGCCTCCGGCGGATCGGTACAGACCTGGAGGGCTACATCCGCCAGCTGCTGCAGGCCGGGGAACTCAGCTACAACCCGGATGGCCGGGTTCAAAACTTTTCTATGGGTCTTCCTCGCACACCGGACCTGTTGTGAGCCGTTCCCGCTACGACAGAGCCGACCGTTACGACAGGCCCGATCGCTACGACAGGCCTGAGCGCCGCGGTGGTGGCTATGGACGCCCCCCCGGTCCACCTCAGGGCAATGAGGGGCAGGGTGGATTCCAATTCAGCACGCTCACGGCAGCGGTGCTGGCAGGAGTGTTGGTGGTGGGCATCGGTATTGGCAGTGCGGTTACCAGCACCACCCAGGGCGATCAGGGCAACATCGCCAGCTCTCAGCAGCTGGACATGGCCGTTCCGGATCCCGAGTTCTGCCGTCAGTGGGGGGCCAGCGCCTTCGTGATGGATATTGAGATGTACACAACGCTCAACCCCTCCAGCAGCTTCGTCACCCAACCCACGCTTCAGCCCGGCTGTGTGATTCGACGGGAAAACTGGAGTGTACTGCGCAAGGAAGGAGCCATCACCGCGAACCAGGAACGCGAGTGCAAGCAGCGGATGAACACCTTTGCTTATATCGGCTCTGTACGCGACAAACCTGTGGTGCGTTGCGTTTACCAGACCGACATCAGCGAAAACAAGTTCCTCACCCGTGGTATCGCTGATGACGCAGCCGGCGTCACGCCGGAAGCCGATCAGTTCTGACCATTCAGGCCTGCAGCGGTTGGGGCTGGGACGGCTTGGCTTGGCGCAACGGGCTGTCTGCACTGGCGAACACCGGCAGCACGTCCTGCCGGAAAGCCGCTGAAGCGCGGGAGCTGTAACGGGCGGGGTGGGTGATCAGCTTCAGCTGTCGACGCACCTGGAGATCCGCCACGACCGGGCGGTGAATTGTTCCGGCCGCCAGCTCCCGCTCGATTGACACCACCGGTACGAATGCAGCGCCGAGGCCTGCCTGAACAGCGTTTTTGATCGCCTCCAGCGAATTCAATTCCATTTCGATGCGCAGCCGCTGAACGTCCAACCCGGATCGAGCCAGCAACTGGTCCACCATCTTGCGGGTGGTGGACTGGGCATCAAGGCAGACAAAGCCCAGTCTGTAGAGGTCTTCTTTGGTGAGTTCCGCCAGGCGAGCCAGGGGATGCTTCACCGGCAACACCAGAGCCAACTCGTCGCTGGCGTAGGGCACCACCTGGAGCAGGTCGTTGAGCTCAGGCGGCAATTCACCACCGATGATCGCCAGATCGATCTGGCCATTGGCCACGCTCCAGCCCGTGCGGCGCGTGCTGTGAACCTGCAGCTGGACCGCCACTTCCGGGTACTTCTGCCGGAACAGACCAATCATCCGGGGCATCAGATAAGTGCCAGTAGTCTGGCTCGCTCCGACAATCAGGGAGCCGCCCTTGAGGTTGTGCAGATCATCCAGAGCACGGCAGGCCTCATGGCACTGGCTGAGGATCCGATCGCAATAACTGAGCAGCAGGTGCCCGGCTTCCGTCAGCTGAGCCTTCCGCCCCCCACGGTCAAACAACGACACCTCAAGCTGCTTCTCAAGGTTCTGGATCTGCAAGCTGACGGCCGGCTGCGTGACGTAGAGACTGTCGGCCGCTTTTTTGAAGCTTCCTTCGCTGACGATGGCGCGAAGAATGCGGAGCTGATCCAGCGTGAAGGGCAGATCGGCCACCGCGCGCGATGCGGAAGAGCTTGGAATCTAGGTCTGCCTCGGCCGGCGTCCAGAATCACGGCGCAATGTTCAGAGGCCGATGGCCGTTTCCCACCACAGCAGCATCGTGATGCTGATCCTGCTGGTGCTGTTTGCTGTGATCCACAGCGGCGGTGCGGCCCTGCGGCAACGCGCTGAAGCCCGGATTGGGGCAAGGGCATGGCGTCTGCTGTTCGCCAGCGCGAGCATCCCCTCAGCCGTCGTTGTGATCGGCTGGTTCCTCGCTCACCGCTATGACGGCATCCGCCTCTGGAACCTGCAGGGGGTGCCGGGGATGGTGCCGCTGGTCTGGATTGGAACCGCCGTCAGTTTCCTTTTCCTCTACCCCGCCACCTACAACCTCCTGGAGATTCCAGCCGTCCTCAAACCCCAGGTTCGGCTGTACGCCACAGGCATCATCCGCATCTCACGTCACCCCCAGGCCATCGGTCAGATCCTCTGGTGCATCACCCATGCCCTGTGGATCGGCAGCAGCTTCATGTTGGTGACCTGCTTCGGACTGGTCGCCCATCATTTATTTGCGGTCTGGCACGGCGACCGCCGTCTCCAGGAACGGTTTGGCGCGGCCTTTAACGACCTGAAAGCCAATACATCCGTGCTGCCATTTCGGGCGGTGATCGATGGCCGACAGCAGTTGGATTGGCGTGAATTTCTCAGACCAGCCCAGCTGGGAATCCTGATTGCAGTCGGCGTGTTCTGGTGGGCGCACCGCTTCATTCCTACCGCCGCGGCAATGGTGCGCAACTCAGCACTGGAGATTCTGCTGAGCTGAGCTGCCTACACTCCAGGCAACCTGTTGAAAGCGGATGCCTTCGGCCGCGGAACTTGCCTGGTTAATCCCGGTGCTTCCCCTTGCGGGAGCCGTGATCACTGGTCTTGGCTTGATCAGTTTCAACCGCACCATCAACCGGCTGCGCAAGCCGGTGGCGCTGCTGTTGATCAGCTGCGTGGGTGCAGCCGCGGTGTTGAGCTACGCCATCCTTGCCGGACAGCTGGCCGGCGCTCCGCCGGTTGAAAGCCTGTTCGTCTGGGCCAGCGCCGGCAACTTCGTGTTGCCAATGGGTTTCGTGGTGGATCCCCTGGCCGCCGTGATGCTCTCCCTGGTGACCACCATCGCTCTGCTGGTGATGGTGTACTCCCACGGCTACATGGCCCACGACAAGGGCTACGTCCGCTTTTTCACCTACCTGGCGCTATTCAGCAGCTCGATGCTGGGACTGATCATCAGCCCGAATCTCCTCGAGATCTACGTGTTCTGGGAACTGGTGGGGATGTGTTCCTACCTCCTGGTGGGTTTCTGGTACGACCGGGATGGTGCAGCCCACGCCGCCCAGAAAGCCTTTGTGGTAAACCGCGTCGGAGACTTCGGTTTGCTGCTGGGCATCCTCGGACTGTTCTGGGCCACAGGCAGCTTCGATTTCCAGGGCATTGCCGATGGTTTGCGTGATGGCCTGAGCTCAGGAGCGGTTGCCCCATGGGCCGCACTCCTGCTCTGCCTGCTGGTGTTCCTGGGACCGATGGCCAAGTCGGCGCAGTTCCCACTGCATGTGTGGCTTCCAGATGCGATGGAGGGCCCCACCCCGATTTCCGCCCTGATTCATGCCGCAACGATGGTCGCCGCGGGAGTCTTCCTGGTGGCTCGCCTAGATCCGCTCTACAGCCAGTTCCCGATTGTCCAGACCGTGATCGCCGTGGTGGGCACGATCACCTGCTTTCTGGGGGCATCGATCGCCCTCACCCAGATGGACCTGAAGAAGGGGCTGGCGTACAGCACCGTCTCGCAGCTCGGATACATCATGCTGGCCATGGGCTGCGGAGCCCCTGTCGCAGGACTGTTCCACCTGGTCACCCACGCCTTTTTCAAGGCGATGCTGTTCCTGGGATCGGGCTCAGTCATCCACGCCATGGAAGAGGTGGTCGGCCACGAACCGGTCCTTGCCCAGGACATGCGGCTCATGGGTGGTCTGCGCCAGAAGATGCCGGTGACGGCCATCACCTTCTTCATTGGCTGTATCGCGATCAGCGGCATCCCCCCCCTGGCAGGGTTCTGGAGCAAGGACGAAATTCTCGGCCAGGCCTTCAACAGCTTCCCCGTCCTCTGGCTGGTGGGCTTCCTCACCGCCGGGATGACCGCCTTCTACATGTTCCGACTGTATTTCCTCACCTTTGAAGGTGAGTTCCGCGGCAACGACACGGCCATGCAGGCCCAGCTGCTGACGGCATCAGGCAAGGACCCTGGCGACCATCACGCCCTTGGCGGCAGCGTTCATGAATCCACCTGGCCCATGGCAGCCCCTCTGGCGGTGCTGGCAGTGCCTTCGGTCCTGGTGGGCCTGCTGGGCACTCCTTGGAACAGCCGCTTCGCCGGCCTTCTGAATCCAGAGGAAGCCATGGAGATGGCCGAGCATTTCAGCTGGAACGAGTTCCTGCCCCTGGCCGGCGCTTCCGTGGCCATCTCTGTTGTGGGCATCACCCTGGCCGTGCTGGCCTACGCCCTGCACCGCATTGACCTGGGTGTGTTGGTGGCAGGTCGTTTCCCCAGCATCAACGCCTTCCTGACCAACAAGTGGTACCTCGATGCCATCAACGAGAAGTTGTTCGTGCGTGGCAGCCGCAAGCTGGCCCGGGAAGTGCTGGAGGTCGACGCCAAAGTTGTGGATGGCGTGGTGAATCTCACTGGCCTACTCACCCTTGGCAGTGGAGAGGGTCTGAAATATCTGGAAACGGGTCGAGCCCAGTTCTATGCCCTGATCGTTTTCGCTGGAGTGATCGGTCTGGTGGTGTTGTTTGGCGTCATCGGCGGACCAACCGCCTGACCATTCACCAGCTCATGTGTGTCATCGCCTATCGAGGTGATGACAGTTGGGCTGTGATTTCTACGATCCAGCCAGTGGTGATCGGGACAGATCGTGATCGAATTTGCAGTCGCTGGGGCGAATGACCCCATTGCGGCGACCGTGCCCTGGCTGAGCCTCTCCATTCTTGTTCCGATCGTGGGCGCCCTGCTGGTGCCGTTCATTCCGGACTCCGGTGATGGCAAGCAGATTCGCTGGTACGCCCTCGGCGTCACCCTGATCACCTTCCTGATCACGGTGAGCGCTTACCTCAATGGTTATGACCCGAGCCTCAGCGGTCTGCAGCTGAGCGAACGGGTGAGTTGGCTACCGGACCTTGGTCTCACCTGGGCCGTTGGAGCCGATGGGTTGTCGATGCCGCTGATCTTGCTGACCAGTTTCATCACAAGCCTGGCCTGCCTGGCGGCCTGGCCGGTGAGCTTCAAGCCACGCCTGTTCTATTTCCTGCTCCTGGCGATGGATGGCGGCCAGATCGCCGTGTTCGCCGTGCAGGACATGCTGCTGTTCTTCCTGGCCTGGGAACTGGAGCTGATCCCGGTGTATCTGCTCCTGGCGATCTGGGGTGGCAAGAAGCGCCAGTACGCCGCCACCAAATTCATCCTGTACACCGCCG
Coding sequences within it:
- a CDS encoding YdcF family protein encodes the protein MAGVRAGVLLSAGLLTWLVVRGPLAPYRQALLDTAPPQQVLVLGGDVERERVGARLARQLDKPLLVSGGSNPEYASWLVQEEGLTTDQVQLDYRARDTLSNFTSVVDDLASEGVRHVLVVTSADHLERSLAVGQVVAGSLGIHLTGVPVDCEPTCREESALRRWRDWLRAVAWVVTGRDLRDAADPAPAVR
- the pds gene encoding 15-cis-phytoene desaturase; the encoded protein is MRVAIAGAGLAGLSCAKYLADAGHTPIVVEARDVLGGKVAAWKDEDGDWYETGLHIFFGAYPNMLQLFKELNIEDRLQWKSHSMIFNQQDEPGTYSRFDFPDLPAPVNGVAAILGNNDMLTWPEKISFGLGLVPAMLRGQGYVEECDKYSWTEWLRVHNIPERVNDEVFLAMSKALNFIDPDEISATVVLTALNRFLQEKSGSKMAFLDGAPPERLCQPVVEHIESLGGEVHLDSPLREIKLNEDGSVAAFHIGGVKGKDSFDLTADAYVSALPVDPFKLLLPKPWKQMEVFRKLDGLRGVPVINLHLWFDRKLTDIDHLLFSRSPLLSVYADMSITCKEYEDPDKSMLELVFAPAKDWIGRPDEEIIEATMSELHKLFPMHFGGDNPATLLKYKVVKTPLSVYKTTPGCQQLRPDQTTPIKNFFLAGDYTMQRYLASMEGAVLSGKLCAGAVDQKRDQLSSSTPVSEPVAA
- a CDS encoding LysR family transcriptional regulator; amino-acid sequence: MADLPFTLDQLRILRAIVSEGSFKKAADSLYVTQPAVSLQIQNLEKQLEVSLFDRGGRKAQLTEAGHLLLSYCDRILSQCHEACRALDDLHNLKGGSLIVGASQTTGTYLMPRMIGLFRQKYPEVAVQLQVHSTRRTGWSVANGQIDLAIIGGELPPELNDLLQVVPYASDELALVLPVKHPLARLAELTKEDLYRLGFVCLDAQSTTRKMVDQLLARSGLDVQRLRIEMELNSLEAIKNAVQAGLGAAFVPVVSIERELAAGTIHRPVVADLQVRRQLKLITHPARYSSRASAAFRQDVLPVFASADSPLRQAKPSQPQPLQA
- a CDS encoding DUF3172 domain-containing protein, with translation MSRSRYDRADRYDRPDRYDRPERRGGGYGRPPGPPQGNEGQGGFQFSTLTAAVLAGVLVVGIGIGSAVTSTTQGDQGNIASSQQLDMAVPDPEFCRQWGASAFVMDIEMYTTLNPSSSFVTQPTLQPGCVIRRENWSVLRKEGAITANQERECKQRMNTFAYIGSVRDKPVVRCVYQTDISENKFLTRGIADDAAGVTPEADQF
- the tsaB gene encoding tRNA (adenosine(37)-N6)-threonylcarbamoyltransferase complex dimerization subunit type 1 TsaB yields the protein MTVSPLLLALHSCTERFGVAVQDPETDQGRPRVMGFDDGRGLSNSLIERVSTLLPSGRWGELKGLAVATGPGGFTGTRLSVVMARTLSQQLGCPLLGVSSFALMAERLAPDEQPFWITQPLPRRGVVAGRYRVGAAVVEELEAPHLLEADRIVSPAIEAAVDVDADVEALLGRLRQALQQGEPLPWQPVLPIYPTSPVGPV
- a CDS encoding NnrU family protein gives rise to the protein MAVSHHSSIVMLILLVLFAVIHSGGAALRQRAEARIGARAWRLLFASASIPSAVVVIGWFLAHRYDGIRLWNLQGVPGMVPLVWIGTAVSFLFLYPATYNLLEIPAVLKPQVRLYATGIIRISRHPQAIGQILWCITHALWIGSSFMLVTCFGLVAHHLFAVWHGDRRLQERFGAAFNDLKANTSVLPFRAVIDGRQQLDWREFLRPAQLGILIAVGVFWWAHRFIPTAAAMVRNSALEILLS
- a CDS encoding CCA tRNA nucleotidyltransferase: MHMPSNPPATAILERLAPERWPLPLDLLPAEAVLVGGAVRDALLDRLKPQPDLDLVVPSGALALTCTLANRLGGSCVVLDQERDMARLVLRGWTVDIARQDGASLEADLQRRDYRINAIALPLNGPAQLIDPTGGLADLQQGWLTAVRESNLTDDPLRLLRGLRLMAEIPLSLDPMTAGWMRRHRQQLTQAAPERILAELQKLVAGPLADQAIEQLCQLELIQPWAADQPLPTSVDTIQMTTDEQEQALPLARLTALISDQGLEQLRGSRALRQRCRRLRQWQRRLPDDPETLPEGERVQLHLDLDRDLAALILQLEPAHQTCWLQRWRDSEDPLFHPASPVDGTTLQRELKLAPGPRLGDLLMHLRQERAFGRLQSRDDAIQEAHRWTKRNQNAL
- a CDS encoding NAD(P)H-quinone oxidoreductase subunit 5, encoding MPSAAELAWLIPVLPLAGAVITGLGLISFNRTINRLRKPVALLLISCVGAAAVLSYAILAGQLAGAPPVESLFVWASAGNFVLPMGFVVDPLAAVMLSLVTTIALLVMVYSHGYMAHDKGYVRFFTYLALFSSSMLGLIISPNLLEIYVFWELVGMCSYLLVGFWYDRDGAAHAAQKAFVVNRVGDFGLLLGILGLFWATGSFDFQGIADGLRDGLSSGAVAPWAALLLCLLVFLGPMAKSAQFPLHVWLPDAMEGPTPISALIHAATMVAAGVFLVARLDPLYSQFPIVQTVIAVVGTITCFLGASIALTQMDLKKGLAYSTVSQLGYIMLAMGCGAPVAGLFHLVTHAFFKAMLFLGSGSVIHAMEEVVGHEPVLAQDMRLMGGLRQKMPVTAITFFIGCIAISGIPPLAGFWSKDEILGQAFNSFPVLWLVGFLTAGMTAFYMFRLYFLTFEGEFRGNDTAMQAQLLTASGKDPGDHHALGGSVHESTWPMAAPLAVLAVPSVLVGLLGTPWNSRFAGLLNPEEAMEMAEHFSWNEFLPLAGASVAISVVGITLAVLAYALHRIDLGVLVAGRFPSINAFLTNKWYLDAINEKLFVRGSRKLAREVLEVDAKVVDGVVNLTGLLTLGSGEGLKYLETGRAQFYALIVFAGVIGLVVLFGVIGGPTA
- a CDS encoding RNA recognition motif domain-containing protein — protein: MSIRLYIGNLPQTFDEQELAALIKSVGEGIRFKSVLDRETGASRGFGFANVDDEKVADAVIEQLNGKDFGGSALRVERSERRENGGGGNRRGPNGGGNGQPQVARKAVNKVVHSDAPGEGAPDPRWAGELSKLKDLLANQKTAV
- a CDS encoding NAD(P)H-quinone oxidoreductase subunit M, with protein sequence MADTLLKCTTRHVRLFTARVDNQDLVPSADELTLDLDPDNEFLWSDAVVSKVQQRFQQLVEAGAGGELSDYSLRRIGTDLEGYIRQLLQAGELSYNPDGRVQNFSMGLPRTPDLL
- a CDS encoding Ycf34 family protein, with translation MCICVDCRWVDRCQAYHAVERQHGVDHLSDVPDFEPRSPRIHVSVMDLPGGGAGIEWDVRACSSFTPDPGRWGRLRPGQAVPD
- a CDS encoding phytoene synthase — encoded protein: MPLAAPDLDAAFEACRRETAEWAKTFYLGTLLLPPAKRRAIWAIYVWCRRTDELMDSPEAQSRPVAELAERLDRWEEKTRALFNGTVENDLDAVMVDTLERFPQDIQPYLDMIEGQRMDLTWTRYPRFDDLKLYCYRVAGTVGLMTQGVMGVDGAYTSAPWSDRPDTSDAAVALGIANQLTNILRDVGEDRGRGRIYLPLEDLERFGYSEDDLMAGRLNSAWCELMQFQLKRARDWFARSEAGVRWLSRDARWPVWTSLRLYRGILDAIERVDYDVFNNRAYVGKVSKLLDLPRSFVLAQAR